From Brassica oleracea var. oleracea cultivar TO1000 chromosome C3, BOL, whole genome shotgun sequence, a single genomic window includes:
- the LOC106335598 gene encoding calmodulin-binding protein 60 A, with product MSHKREFEAGKARVEGGSTPEDKRRRFKSVVQEVMRLQTVKHFLEPVLEPLIRKVVKEEVELALAKHLTGIKWICEKDIHPLESRNLQLKFLNNLSLPVFTSARIEGDEGQAISIGLIDPSTGQIVSSGPASSAKLEICVVEGDFESHSGWTAEDFRNNIVKEREGKKPLLSGNVFVVLSDGIGVMDEVSLTDNSSWTRSRRFRLGVRMVDQFEFVKVREAITESFVVRDHRGELYRKHHPPSLFDEVWRLEKIGKDGAFHKRLNYSNINTVKDFLTHFHLNSPKLRQILGNGMSSKMWEITLDHARSCVLDNSVHVYQPHGFHKETAVVFNVVAQVLGLLVDFQYVPAEKLSETEKAQAEEMVIAALSHINEVISYDDVSSMMRNFLNVPSSQTSVGIDYSGLSLTSMDGYGFVPNLHNTAEGSGHVDMEVTPQGLYDDYSLWNCSQILGLEEPQSDLQSALDGFIMSEKNVVVGKAHSRRWTKLFSVSKWLSVFKNVTVRKSLK from the exons ATGTCGCACAAGAGGGAGTTTGAAGCTGGGAAAGCTCGGGTTGAAGGTGGCTCAACCCCGGAGGATAAGCGTAGAAGATTCAAAAG TGTGGTTCAGGAGGTAATGAGATTGCAAACCGTCAAGCATTTTCTCGAACCCGTTTTGGAGCCCTTAATCCGTAAAGTG GTTAAAGAAGAAGTTGAATTGGCTCTTGCAAAGCATCTAACAGGCATCAAATG GATTTGTGAGAAAGATATTCATCCTTTGGAATCAAGGAACCTACAGCTGAAGTTCTTGAACAATCTATCGCTTCCTGTGTTTACTTCAGCTCGGATAGAAGGAGATGAAGGCCAAGCCATAAGTATTGGACTAATTGATCCTTCAACTGGTCAAATTGTCTCCTCAGGTCCGGCATCATCTGCAAAGCTCGAGATTTGTGTTGTTGAGGGTGATTTTGAGAGTCATAGCGGTTGGACAGCTGAGGATTTCAGGAACAACATTGTAAAAGAGAGAGAAGGAAAGAAACCTCTGCTCAGTGGGAATGTATTTGTGGTTCTTAGTGATGGCATCGGTGTTATGGATGAAGTTTCACTTACCGATAACTCTAGCTGGACTAGGAGCAGGAGGTTCAGACTAGGGGTGCGAATGGTGGATCAATTTGAGTTTGTCAAGGTTAGAGAGGCAATCACTGAGTCCTTCGTTGTAAGGGATCACCGAGGAGAAT TGTATAGAAAGCATCATCCTCCTTCTCTGTTCGATGAGGTATGGAGATTGGAAAAGATAGGGAAAGATGGAGCCTTCCACAAACGACTCAACTATTCAAATATAAACACTGTCAAGGATTTTCTAACACATTTCCATCTAAACTCTCCAAAACTCCGGCAA ATTCTCGGTAATGGTATGTCTTCAAAGATGTGGGAAATTACTCTGGACCATGCTCGATCCTGTGTTCTTGATAATAGCGTCCATGTGTACCAGCCTCATGGATTTCACAAGGAAACTGCTGTTGTCTTCAATGTAGTAGCTCAAGTTCTTGGACTGCTTGTGGATTTTCAGTATGTTCCTGCTGAGAAGTTATCCGAGACTGAAAAG GCTCAAGCTGAGGAGATGGTTATTGCTGCATTGAGTCATATAAATGAAGTAATCTCGTATGACGATGTGTCTTCCATGATGAGGAACTTTCTCAATGTCCCGTCTTCTCAAACCAGTGTTGGCATTGATTACTCCGGTTTGAGTTTAACTAGCATGGACGGTTATGGTTTTGTGCCAAACCTTCACAACACAGCAGAAGGTAGTGGCCATGTAGACATGGAAGTTACTCCACAAGGTTTATACGACGACTACAGTCTCTGGAACTGCTCTCAGATTCTTGGCTTAGAAGAACCTCAATCTGATTTGCAGAGTGCGCTTGACGGGTTCATCATGTCAGAGAAGAATGTTGTGGTCGGCAAGGCACATAGCAGAAGGTGGACAAAGCTTTTCAGTGTCTCGAAGTGGCTCTCTGTATTCAAGAATGTTACAGTTAGGAAAAGTCTGAAGTGA